The following coding sequences lie in one Helicoverpa armigera isolate CAAS_96S chromosome 8, ASM3070526v1, whole genome shotgun sequence genomic window:
- the LOC110380884 gene encoding double-stranded RNA-specific editase 1 isoform X3, giving the protein MTNNQPQPQNKNDEVKMDTDNTAMAKDNEDSGPVRPHWMKSKLPGVKKVSNKERRRRQNENLRRLLTPKNALMVLNEMMPNEQVANQFKVEPSATNQYYKTPNAHNFCADLTIDGNNYKGYGDNKLMARNAAAEQAIRDLIIKKMNKVINSDGGQSLNASEAGSASGECDDEALPMIQLASFALHKLFTEWEYEGHKVPQLKPSALSTSESVEPAGKKAKELPLNAAHMHPCMLLTYMRPHLEYRELAADGDRPQNMLFTMGVDVDNGTYIGKASNKKEARKLAAKAACQALFNVQFAPNAAANTPLPAQ; this is encoded by the exons ATGACTAAT AATCAGCCTCAGCCGCAGAATAAGAACGACGAGGTGAAGATGGACACCGACAACACAGCGATGGCCAAGGACAACGAGGACAGCGGCCCCGTGCGCCCGCACTGGATGAAGAGCAAGCTGCCTGGAG TGAAGAAAGTGAGCAACAAGGAGCGTCGGCGCCGACAGAATGAGAACCTGCGGCGCCTGCTGACGCCCAAGAACGCGCTCATGGTGCTCAACGAGATGATGCCCAACGAACAGGTCGCTAAT CAATTCAAAGTGGAGCCGTCTGCCACCAACCAGTACTACAAGACTCCAAATGCGCACAACTTCTGTGCAGACCTCACTATAGACGGGAATAACTACAAAGGATATG GTGACAACAAGCTGATGGCGCGCAACGCGGCGGCCGAGCAGGCCATACGAGACCTCATCATCAAGAAGATGAACAAAGTCATCAACAGTGATGGCG GTCAGTCGCTGAACGCGAGCGAGGCGGGCTCGGCGTCGGGCGAGTGCGACGACGAGGCGCTGCCCATGATCCAGCTCGCCAGCTTCGCGCTGCACAAGCTCTTCACCGAGTGGGAGTACGAGGGCCACAAGGTGCCGCAGCTCAAGCCGTCAGCGCTCTCG ACGTCGGAGAGCGTGGAGCCGGCCGGCAAGAAGGCGAAGGAGCTGCCGCTGAACGCGGCGCACATGCACCCCTGCATGCTGCTCACCTACATGCGGCCGCACCTCGAGTACCGCGAGCTGGCCGCCGACGGCGACCGCCCGCAGAACATGCTCTTCACCATGGGTGTCGATGTCGACAACGGGACCTACATCGGCAAAG CTTCCAACAAGAAGGAGGCTCGTAAGCTTGCGGCGAAGGCGGCGTGCCAGGCGCTGTTCAACGTACAGTTCGCGCCCAACGCCGCCGCCAACACCCCCCTCCCCGCGCAGTAG
- the LOC110380884 gene encoding double-stranded RNA-specific editase 1 isoform X2 — translation MSYNKQHNTRFAGRYNTPGQFVPAAETFGPRKQQQQQNLQPVQVSQMTNNQPQPQNKNDEVKMDTDNTAMAKDNEDSGPVRPHWMKSKLPGVKKVSNKERRRRQNENLRRLLTPKNALMVLNEMMPNEQVANQFKVEPSATNQYYKTPNAHNFCADLTIDGNNYKGYGDNKLMARNAAAEQAIRDLIIKKMNKVINSDGGQSLNASEAGSASGECDDEALPMIQLASFALHKLFTEWEYEGHKVPQLKPSALSTSESVEPAGKKAKELPLNAAHMHPCMLLTYMRPHLEYRELAADGDRPQNMLFTMGVDVDNGTYIGKASNKKEARKLAAKAACQALFNVQFAPNAAANTPLPAQ, via the exons ATGTCCTACAATAAACAAC ATAACACAAGATTCGCGGGGCGGTACAACACGCCTGGACAATTTGTACCTGCAGCTGAG ACATTCGGGCCTCGcaagcagcagcagcagcagaaCCTGCAACCGGTGCAGGTCAGCCAGATGACTAAT AATCAGCCTCAGCCGCAGAATAAGAACGACGAGGTGAAGATGGACACCGACAACACAGCGATGGCCAAGGACAACGAGGACAGCGGCCCCGTGCGCCCGCACTGGATGAAGAGCAAGCTGCCTGGAG TGAAGAAAGTGAGCAACAAGGAGCGTCGGCGCCGACAGAATGAGAACCTGCGGCGCCTGCTGACGCCCAAGAACGCGCTCATGGTGCTCAACGAGATGATGCCCAACGAACAGGTCGCTAAT CAATTCAAAGTGGAGCCGTCTGCCACCAACCAGTACTACAAGACTCCAAATGCGCACAACTTCTGTGCAGACCTCACTATAGACGGGAATAACTACAAAGGATATG GTGACAACAAGCTGATGGCGCGCAACGCGGCGGCCGAGCAGGCCATACGAGACCTCATCATCAAGAAGATGAACAAAGTCATCAACAGTGATGGCG GTCAGTCGCTGAACGCGAGCGAGGCGGGCTCGGCGTCGGGCGAGTGCGACGACGAGGCGCTGCCCATGATCCAGCTCGCCAGCTTCGCGCTGCACAAGCTCTTCACCGAGTGGGAGTACGAGGGCCACAAGGTGCCGCAGCTCAAGCCGTCAGCGCTCTCG ACGTCGGAGAGCGTGGAGCCGGCCGGCAAGAAGGCGAAGGAGCTGCCGCTGAACGCGGCGCACATGCACCCCTGCATGCTGCTCACCTACATGCGGCCGCACCTCGAGTACCGCGAGCTGGCCGCCGACGGCGACCGCCCGCAGAACATGCTCTTCACCATGGGTGTCGATGTCGACAACGGGACCTACATCGGCAAAG CTTCCAACAAGAAGGAGGCTCGTAAGCTTGCGGCGAAGGCGGCGTGCCAGGCGCTGTTCAACGTACAGTTCGCGCCCAACGCCGCCGCCAACACCCCCCTCCCCGCGCAGTAG
- the LOC110380886 gene encoding uncharacterized protein LOC110380886 isoform X2: MWSSVESGGSNGRAVPCARGKHSATLLGGHVYVLGGRGAGGAVPLRDFWRYSLATGKWEKLECRGEPPPSLQEHSATAHEAKLYVFGGEAGALSNETPLWIYDTETGIWRKLPGQSNYSSTLRRRGSREPRGAGLGPRGRRGHSAHALKDCLLIYGGYKDLRGSTHELWAFHYESESWHQVRTAGAGPARHRHAAALYDNRLYVHAGQCDLRDCSDLWYYDTMSRVWSQVRTPAKLSPSARSGHAGLRAGAHLYIFGGETHGHSTNELWRFHFATETWERIIQSLKWPSPRVDSCALLIPAAPPRVRSAPTNRMNSNRHSLNARPDPPASLLKEISKLSSFHIRRAARCSYSVLAGERDSTESLVRQEAALSKSHSAYVIDKRQPADGGESPREGDVPEFRTEMSREPISVPDFADMILPTPVLSPVEATKLVYLDSEEEEDIRREINSIKKKDGMSSVKLDGKVTVVTIPKSASVRFTKDTIITDEEDTELSTSDYASAERVNRLSGNSLGFSNPHYLGPDVRNLGAALTPDSGVGPGDIELQDLSERRARSVPRTGDTQLHLLLVGGKEPPHLALLQNPLSMWTYRLL; the protein is encoded by the exons ATGTGGAGCTCGGTGGAGAGCGGCGGCAGCAACGGGCGCGCCGTTCCGTGCGCGCGCGGCAAGCACTCGGCCACGCTGCTGGGCGGCCACGTCTACGTGCTGGGCGGGAggggcgcggggggcgcggTGCCGCTGCGGGACTTCTGGAGGTATAGTCTTG CGACGGGCAAGTGGGAGAAGCTGGAATGCCGCGGGGAGCCACCGCCGTCGCTGCAGGAGCACAGCGCGACGGCGCACGAGGCCAAGCTGTACGTGTTCGGCGGAGAGGCCGGCGCGCTCTCCAACGAGACGCCGCTCTGGATATACGATACTGAG actgGAATTTGGCGCAAGCTGCCTGGGCAGTCGAACTATTCATCGACGCTGCGGCGGCGCGGGTCGCGAGAGCCCCGGGGCGCAGGGCTGGGCCCACGCGGTCGTAGGGGCCATTCGGCGCACGCGCTGAAGGACTGCCTGCTTATATACGGAGGGTACAAGGACCTGAGGGGGTCCACGCATGAGCTGTGGGCGTTTCATtatg AGTCGGAGTCGTGGCACCAGGTGCGCACGGCGGGCGCGGGCCCGGCGCGGCACCGGCACGCGGCGGCGCTGTACGACAACCGGCTGTACGTGCACGCCGGCCAGTGCGACCTGCGCGACTGCAGCGACCTCTGGTACTACGACACCA TGTCGCGCGTGTGGAGCCAGGTGCGCACGCCGGCGAAGCTGTCGCCGAGCGCGCGCAGCGGGCACGCGGGGCTGCGCGCCGGCGCACACCTCTACATCTTCGGCGGCGAGACGCACGGACACTCCACTAACGAGCTCTGGAGGTTCCACTTCG CTACCGAAACCTGGGAACGGATAATCCAAAGTCTCAAATGGCCCTCTCCCCGCGTGGACAGCTGCGCACTCCTGATCCCGGCCGCGCCGCCGCGGGTGCGCTCGGCGCCCACCAACAGGATGAACAGCAACCGCCACTCCCTGAACGCGAGGCCCGACCCTCCCGCCAGCCTACTCAAGGAGATCTCCAAGTTATCTTCCTTCCACATTCGAAGAGCCGCACGTTGCTCGTACAGCGTGCTAGCCGGCGAGAGGGACTCCACAGAGAGCCTCGTCAGACAAGAGGCGGCATTGTCCAAGTCTCACTCGGCTTACGTGATCGACAAGCGACAACCTGCAGACGGAGGCGAGAGTCCGCGAGAAGGTGACGTCCCTGAGTTCAGAACAGAAATGTCCCGTGAGCCAATATCCGTTCCTGATTTCGCTGACATGATCCTCCCTACACCAGTGTTATCGCCAGTAGAAGCTACGAAGTTGGTATACCTCGATTCAGAAGAAGAGGAAGACATTAGACGAGAAATAAATAGTATCAAGAAAAAAGATGGCATGTCGTCAGTCAAACTAGACGGCAAGGTCACTGTCGTTACGATTCCAAAGTCGGCGTCGGTTAGGTTCACCAAAGACACGATAATAACCGACGAGGAAGACACAGAACTGTCTACTTCAGACTACGCGAGCGCGGAGCGGGTCAACCGATTGTCGGGAAATTCTCTAGGCTTTAGCAATCCACATTACTTAGGGCCTGACGTGCGGAACTTGGGAGCGGCTCTGACTCCCGACTCGGGCGTGGGGCCGGGCGACATCGAGCTGCAGGACCTGAGCGAGCGGCGCGCCCGCAGCGTGCCGCGGACGGGCGACACGCAGCTGCACCTGCTGCTGGTGGGCGGCAAGGAGCCGCCGCACCTGGCGCTGCTGCAGAACCCGCTCTCCATGTGGACGTACCGCCTGTTGTAA
- the LOC110380884 gene encoding double-stranded RNA-specific editase 1 isoform X1: protein MSYNKQHNTRFAGRYNTPGQFVPAAEPLAGAARAAVGGRPVPHDKLSDSTFGPRKQQQQQNLQPVQVSQMTNNQPQPQNKNDEVKMDTDNTAMAKDNEDSGPVRPHWMKSKLPGVKKVSNKERRRRQNENLRRLLTPKNALMVLNEMMPNEQVANQFKVEPSATNQYYKTPNAHNFCADLTIDGNNYKGYGDNKLMARNAAAEQAIRDLIIKKMNKVINSDGGQSLNASEAGSASGECDDEALPMIQLASFALHKLFTEWEYEGHKVPQLKPSALSTSESVEPAGKKAKELPLNAAHMHPCMLLTYMRPHLEYRELAADGDRPQNMLFTMGVDVDNGTYIGKASNKKEARKLAAKAACQALFNVQFAPNAAANTPLPAQ from the exons ATGTCCTACAATAAACAAC ATAACACAAGATTCGCGGGGCGGTACAACACGCCTGGACAATTTGTACCTGCAGCTGAG CCgctggcgggcgcggcgcgggcggcggtgGGCGGCCGGCCGGTGCCACACGATAAGCTCTCAGACTCA ACATTCGGGCCTCGcaagcagcagcagcagcagaaCCTGCAACCGGTGCAGGTCAGCCAGATGACTAAT AATCAGCCTCAGCCGCAGAATAAGAACGACGAGGTGAAGATGGACACCGACAACACAGCGATGGCCAAGGACAACGAGGACAGCGGCCCCGTGCGCCCGCACTGGATGAAGAGCAAGCTGCCTGGAG TGAAGAAAGTGAGCAACAAGGAGCGTCGGCGCCGACAGAATGAGAACCTGCGGCGCCTGCTGACGCCCAAGAACGCGCTCATGGTGCTCAACGAGATGATGCCCAACGAACAGGTCGCTAAT CAATTCAAAGTGGAGCCGTCTGCCACCAACCAGTACTACAAGACTCCAAATGCGCACAACTTCTGTGCAGACCTCACTATAGACGGGAATAACTACAAAGGATATG GTGACAACAAGCTGATGGCGCGCAACGCGGCGGCCGAGCAGGCCATACGAGACCTCATCATCAAGAAGATGAACAAAGTCATCAACAGTGATGGCG GTCAGTCGCTGAACGCGAGCGAGGCGGGCTCGGCGTCGGGCGAGTGCGACGACGAGGCGCTGCCCATGATCCAGCTCGCCAGCTTCGCGCTGCACAAGCTCTTCACCGAGTGGGAGTACGAGGGCCACAAGGTGCCGCAGCTCAAGCCGTCAGCGCTCTCG ACGTCGGAGAGCGTGGAGCCGGCCGGCAAGAAGGCGAAGGAGCTGCCGCTGAACGCGGCGCACATGCACCCCTGCATGCTGCTCACCTACATGCGGCCGCACCTCGAGTACCGCGAGCTGGCCGCCGACGGCGACCGCCCGCAGAACATGCTCTTCACCATGGGTGTCGATGTCGACAACGGGACCTACATCGGCAAAG CTTCCAACAAGAAGGAGGCTCGTAAGCTTGCGGCGAAGGCGGCGTGCCAGGCGCTGTTCAACGTACAGTTCGCGCCCAACGCCGCCGCCAACACCCCCCTCCCCGCGCAGTAG
- the LOC110380882 gene encoding uncharacterized protein LOC110380882, with translation RPPTRSTLSLSHIPLPTRSHSPTRSHSPTRSHSPTRSHSPTRSHTTTRSHPTTRSHSPSPNHSPTRSHSPTRSHSLTRSHSSSRQSAHRLRRLSTPSPLTRRSESTQRRTPSSTTTRQLTPGPDGSPAPHSATTQCPTPIAATQQASSRGHSSTSQHPAVGRPGTPARGLASPSSAPSRRPRTPAVRPSRLSQADIASLPTRLSPTHVGRSSTHPRVSLTTNRQNSSQQECMSNNQNRTTHNDARNTDLNLPRPNISALPNVSNTARELSPTQEDPPPNYRDISPSLFEFSVTHSSSRSVSRSLDSPVSPHAAEPLDPHTRTDVMRQHVSTMRRQYRELRVLARSYRMLKRQQIHAHDEPHSYLPPAHQQSILPSSQCRAPENYSILADFPSNLMEGQLPPTEAPVMEVDPDSASVDPPLLATNMNGLSYQPQQIPLDPASAPSIAPPTAFPTARPTAFPTAPPSVRPPPPPPPPPPPPPPAPPAVPQTSGDRPPGQQPTTSSQPPGKDAPTQPPAASASAPTENRLIRMEPVACLIDANALYLDSQLFATDGIPVIDAESLFPSITPEELHSFLSRSLASDPHHLPLDFYLMQPPPSSEQRPSYPPSVHVRVPELDLPPRYDELPPQYTEHPPQPAPPPQQSTPQPRQPIRPNQPNPSRPPVPAQNRAAAPPQPVPRMQNYSSRPRMPSYQQAMQQSQSQTQHAVPRGQDPTLQAEGQHLLSQGQQLLSQGQRQGQDPVSRGQQNFPLSQQFMPQGQQPIPRRQQPITQGSQPMPQGQHPMTQRQLPQPQGRQAMQQGCQPMQQACQPMQQGQHPMTQGQLPLPQGRQSMQQGCQAMQQACQAMQQEQHPVPQHQVPLWQGQQTMRQNQYPSSSGQIPLSQVHHSVSQSQQPMPQGQHSVPPYQPSMSQRQHTAPQGLPAFSQGQDPISQSLPFMQQVQCARPQSQHPMSQALHPFSHEQQYMSQRQPPIQQSQQQYQQAMSQSLHRHGAAQQTCWHDAAALRRVAGARRRQFVRLLRRFRAELLSLRSRGTAALRAHYVPFDAHFMPTLRRFTALLQQFRAAPPPRDMRRPRGTRERYVSFDALESCILDNIDDFLREYEAGAEVPI, from the coding sequence CGACCGCCCACCAGGTCCACTCTCTCACTGTCACATATTCCCCTGCCCACCCGGAGTCACTCGCCCACCCGGAGTCACTCGCCCACCCGGAGTCACTCGCCCACCCGGAGTCACTCGCCCACCCGGAGCCACACGACCACCCGGAGCCACCCGACCACCCGGAGCCACTCGCCCTCCCCGAATCACTCGCCCACCCGGAGCCACTCGCCCACCCGGAGCCACTCGCTCACACGGAGCCACTCGTCCAGTCGGCAATCTGCACACAGGCTTCGACGCCTGTCAACTCCCTCGCCCCTCACTCGGCGTTCTGAATCTACGCAGCGTCGCACACCAAGTTCTACAACAACTCGACAGCTTACACCCGGCCCAGATGGTTCCCCAGCTCCACACTCCGCCACCACGCAATGTCCCACACCCATTGCAGCAACGCAACAAGCTTCTTCTAGAGGACATTCGTCCACATCGCAACACCCCGCAGTGGGCAGGCCCGGCACGCCGGCGCGAGGCCTGGCGTCGCCGAGCTCGGCGCCgagccgccgcccgcgcaccccCGCAGTGCGGCCGTCGCGCCTGTCGCAGGCGGACATCGCCTCGCTGCCCACTCGGCTCTCACCCACTCACGTGGGGCGTTCCTCGACACATCCTAGGGTTTCACTTACGACTAATCGGCAAAACTCGTCTCAACAAGAATGTATGTCTAATAACCAGAACCGTACAACACATAACGATGCTAGGAATACCGATCTCAACTTGCCGCGGCCTAATATCTCTGCACTTCCCAATGTATCAAATACAGCGCGGGAGCTTTCGCCCACTCAAGAGGATCCACCGCCCAATTATCGGGATATTTCGCCAAGTCTGTTTGAATTTTCAGTGACACACTCATCTTCAAGATCAGTGTCGAGATCTTTGGATTCTCCCGTGTCCCCTCACGCGGCTGAGCCCCTGGACCCGCACACCCGCACGGACGTGATGCGCCAGCACGTGTCCACGATGCGGCGCCAGTACCGGGAGCTGCGGGTGCTCGCTCGCTCCTATCGAATGCTGAAGCGACAACAGATACACGCTCATGACGAGCCACACTCGTATTTGCCACCGGCGCATCAACAATCGATTTTGCCAAGCTCACAATGTAGGGCTCCAGAAAATTACTCAATTCTAGCAGACTTTCCTAGCAACCTTATGGAAGGTCAATTGCCCCCGACAGAAGCTCCTGTTATGGAAGTAGACCCTGATTCAGCATCTGTAGATCCTCCTTTATTGGCGACGAATATGAATGGTTTGTCATATCAGCCGCAACAAATACCTTTGGATCCTGCCAGTGCGCCTTCCATTGCACCTCCCACTGCTTTTCCCACTGCGCGTCCCACTGCGTTTCCCACTGCGCCTCCTTCTGTGCGTCCACCTCCGCCGCCCCCTCCGCCTCCTCCTCCGCCTCCCCCTGCGCCTCCCGCTGTGCCACAAACGTCAGGAGACCGTCCGCCAGGACAACAGCCCACAACCTCAAGCCAGCCGCCTGGTAAAGACGCGCCCACGCAGCCACCCGCCGCCTCCGCCTCCGCACCGACAGAGAATCGCCTCATTCGGATGGAGCCGGTTGCTTGTCTGATAGACGCAAACGCTTTGTATTTAGACTCACAATTATTTGCAACGGACGGAATTCCTGTGATAGATGCAGAATCATTATTCCCGTCAATTACACCAGAGGAGCTTCACTCTTTCTTAAGTCGGTCTTTAGCAAGCGATCCACATCATTTGCCGTTAGACTTCTACCTCATGCAGCCCCCGCCGTCTAGCGAACAACGACCGTCGTACCCGCCGTCTGTACACGTTCGGGTCCCAGAACTTGACCTCCCACCGCGATACGACGAGCTTCCTCCGCAGTACACCGAACATCCGCCTCAGCCTGCTCCGCCTCCTCAGCAGTCCACACCCCAACCCCGGCAACCCATACGTCCGAACCAGCCAAACCCGTCTAGGCCGCCGGTGCCGGCCCAAAATCGAGCAGCCGCGCCACCACAACCAGTTCCACGAATGCAAAACTATTCCAGCCGACCGCGCATGCCTTCATATCAGCAGGCTATGCAACAAAGTCAGTCTCAAACTCAACATGCTGTACCAAGGGGTCAGGATCCTACACTTCAAGCTGAAGGCCAACACTTGTTATCACAAGGCCAACAACTATTGTCACAAGGCCAGCGGCAGGGCCAAGATCCCGTATCACGAGGGCAACAAAATTTCCCACTAAGTCAGCAATTCATGCCACAAGGTCAGCAGCCTATCCCACGACGTCAGCAACCCATAACACAAGGTTCACAACCCATGCCGCAAGGACAGCATCCTATGACACAACGGCAGCTCCCACAGCCGCAAGGGCGTCAAGCCATGCAGCAGGGTTGTCAACCCATGCAGCAAGCTTGTCAACCCATGCAGCAAGGACAGCATCCTATGACACAAGGGCAGCTCCCACTACCGCAAGGGCGTCAATCCATGCAGCAGGGTTGTCAAGCCATGCAGCAAGCTTGTCAAGCCATGCAGCAAGAGCAGCATCCTGTCCCTCAACATCAGGTTCCCCTGTGGCAAGGGCAGCAAACCATGCGGCAAAACCAATATCCTAGCTCATCAGGGCAGATACCCCTTTCGCAAGTGCATCACTCGGTATCTCAAAGTCAGCAACCCATGCCGCAAGGACAGCATTCTGTTCCACCTTATCAGCCATCCATGTCGCAAAGGCAGCATACGGCTCCACAAGGTCTTCCAGCCTTCTCACAGGGCCAGGATCCTATCTCACAATCTCTTCCTTTTATGCAACAAGTACAGTGTGCTAGGCCGCAAAGCCAACATCCTATGTCACAAGCGCTACATCCTTTTTCACACGAGCAGCAGTACATGTCGCAAAGGCAGCCACCCATACAGCAAAGCCAGCAACAATATCAGCAGGCAATGTCGCAAAGCTTGCACCGCCACGGAGCGGCGCAGCAGACGTGCTGGCACGACGCGGCGGCGCTGCGGCGCGTGGcgggcgcgcggcggcggcagTTCGTGCGGCTGCTGCGGCGGTTCCGCGCGGAGCTGCTGTCGCTGCGGTCGCGCGGCACGGCGGCGCTGCGCGCGCACTACGTGCCGTTCGACGCGCACTTCATGCCGACGCTGCGGCGCTTCACGGCGCTGCTGCAGCAGttccgcgccgcgccgccgccgcgcgacATGCGGCGCCCGCGCGGCACCCGCGAGCGCTACGTCAGCTTCGACGCGCTCGAGTCCTGCATACTCGACAACATCGACGACTTCCTGCGAGAGTACGAGGCCGGGGCCGAAGTGCCCATCTAA
- the LOC110380887 gene encoding ras-related protein M-Ras isoform X4, translating into MTRPGPPNENLPTIKLVVVGDGGVGKSAITIQFFQKLFVTDYDPTIEDSYIQHTEVDGQWCILDVLDTAGQEEFSAMREQYMRKGDGFLLVYSVTDQQSYENIRHFHTQILRVKDRETYPMLLAANKVDLVHVRGVSEEQGRELARQLGAPYIETSAKEPPLNIDAAFHELVRIIRNHPQQEDKQRRRRKFGKCALL; encoded by the exons ATGACGCGCCCGGGCCCTCCCAATGAGAACCTGCCCACT ATCAAGCTGGTGGTGGTGGGAGACGGCGGCGTGGGCAAGAGCGCCATCACCATCCAGTTCTTCCAGAAGCTGTTCGTGACGGACTACGACCCCACCATCGAGGACTCCTACATACAGCACACCGAGGTCGACGGACAATGGTGCATACTCGACG TGCTGGACACGGCGGGTCAGGAGGAGTTCAGCGCGATGCGCGAGCAGTACATGCGCAAGGGCGACGGCTTCCTGCTGGTGTACTCCGTCACCGACCAGCAGAGCTACGAGAACATCCGCCACTTCCACACGCAGATCTTGCGCGTCAAGGATAG GGAGACGTACCCGATGCTGCTGGCGGCCAACAAGGTGGACCTGGTGCACGTGCGCGGCGTGAGCGAGGAGCAGGGCCGCGAGCTCGCCAGACAGCTCGGGGCCCCGTACATCGAGACCAGCGCCAAGGAGCCGCCGCTCAACATCGACGCCGCATTCCATGAG TTGGTGCGCATCATCCGCAACCACCCGCAGCAGGAGGACAagcagcgccgccgccgcaaGTTCGGCAAGTGTGCACTGCTCTga
- the LOC110380886 gene encoding uncharacterized protein LOC110380886 isoform X1, which translates to MLEEHGTDEMWSSVESGGSNGRAVPCARGKHSATLLGGHVYVLGGRGAGGAVPLRDFWRYSLATGKWEKLECRGEPPPSLQEHSATAHEAKLYVFGGEAGALSNETPLWIYDTETGIWRKLPGQSNYSSTLRRRGSREPRGAGLGPRGRRGHSAHALKDCLLIYGGYKDLRGSTHELWAFHYESESWHQVRTAGAGPARHRHAAALYDNRLYVHAGQCDLRDCSDLWYYDTMSRVWSQVRTPAKLSPSARSGHAGLRAGAHLYIFGGETHGHSTNELWRFHFATETWERIIQSLKWPSPRVDSCALLIPAAPPRVRSAPTNRMNSNRHSLNARPDPPASLLKEISKLSSFHIRRAARCSYSVLAGERDSTESLVRQEAALSKSHSAYVIDKRQPADGGESPREGDVPEFRTEMSREPISVPDFADMILPTPVLSPVEATKLVYLDSEEEEDIRREINSIKKKDGMSSVKLDGKVTVVTIPKSASVRFTKDTIITDEEDTELSTSDYASAERVNRLSGNSLGFSNPHYLGPDVRNLGAALTPDSGVGPGDIELQDLSERRARSVPRTGDTQLHLLLVGGKEPPHLALLQNPLSMWTYRLL; encoded by the exons ATGCTTGAAGAACATGGAACAG ATGAGATGTGGAGCTCGGTGGAGAGCGGCGGCAGCAACGGGCGCGCCGTTCCGTGCGCGCGCGGCAAGCACTCGGCCACGCTGCTGGGCGGCCACGTCTACGTGCTGGGCGGGAggggcgcggggggcgcggTGCCGCTGCGGGACTTCTGGAGGTATAGTCTTG CGACGGGCAAGTGGGAGAAGCTGGAATGCCGCGGGGAGCCACCGCCGTCGCTGCAGGAGCACAGCGCGACGGCGCACGAGGCCAAGCTGTACGTGTTCGGCGGAGAGGCCGGCGCGCTCTCCAACGAGACGCCGCTCTGGATATACGATACTGAG actgGAATTTGGCGCAAGCTGCCTGGGCAGTCGAACTATTCATCGACGCTGCGGCGGCGCGGGTCGCGAGAGCCCCGGGGCGCAGGGCTGGGCCCACGCGGTCGTAGGGGCCATTCGGCGCACGCGCTGAAGGACTGCCTGCTTATATACGGAGGGTACAAGGACCTGAGGGGGTCCACGCATGAGCTGTGGGCGTTTCATtatg AGTCGGAGTCGTGGCACCAGGTGCGCACGGCGGGCGCGGGCCCGGCGCGGCACCGGCACGCGGCGGCGCTGTACGACAACCGGCTGTACGTGCACGCCGGCCAGTGCGACCTGCGCGACTGCAGCGACCTCTGGTACTACGACACCA TGTCGCGCGTGTGGAGCCAGGTGCGCACGCCGGCGAAGCTGTCGCCGAGCGCGCGCAGCGGGCACGCGGGGCTGCGCGCCGGCGCACACCTCTACATCTTCGGCGGCGAGACGCACGGACACTCCACTAACGAGCTCTGGAGGTTCCACTTCG CTACCGAAACCTGGGAACGGATAATCCAAAGTCTCAAATGGCCCTCTCCCCGCGTGGACAGCTGCGCACTCCTGATCCCGGCCGCGCCGCCGCGGGTGCGCTCGGCGCCCACCAACAGGATGAACAGCAACCGCCACTCCCTGAACGCGAGGCCCGACCCTCCCGCCAGCCTACTCAAGGAGATCTCCAAGTTATCTTCCTTCCACATTCGAAGAGCCGCACGTTGCTCGTACAGCGTGCTAGCCGGCGAGAGGGACTCCACAGAGAGCCTCGTCAGACAAGAGGCGGCATTGTCCAAGTCTCACTCGGCTTACGTGATCGACAAGCGACAACCTGCAGACGGAGGCGAGAGTCCGCGAGAAGGTGACGTCCCTGAGTTCAGAACAGAAATGTCCCGTGAGCCAATATCCGTTCCTGATTTCGCTGACATGATCCTCCCTACACCAGTGTTATCGCCAGTAGAAGCTACGAAGTTGGTATACCTCGATTCAGAAGAAGAGGAAGACATTAGACGAGAAATAAATAGTATCAAGAAAAAAGATGGCATGTCGTCAGTCAAACTAGACGGCAAGGTCACTGTCGTTACGATTCCAAAGTCGGCGTCGGTTAGGTTCACCAAAGACACGATAATAACCGACGAGGAAGACACAGAACTGTCTACTTCAGACTACGCGAGCGCGGAGCGGGTCAACCGATTGTCGGGAAATTCTCTAGGCTTTAGCAATCCACATTACTTAGGGCCTGACGTGCGGAACTTGGGAGCGGCTCTGACTCCCGACTCGGGCGTGGGGCCGGGCGACATCGAGCTGCAGGACCTGAGCGAGCGGCGCGCCCGCAGCGTGCCGCGGACGGGCGACACGCAGCTGCACCTGCTGCTGGTGGGCGGCAAGGAGCCGCCGCACCTGGCGCTGCTGCAGAACCCGCTCTCCATGTGGACGTACCGCCTGTTGTAA